One region of Halomonas huangheensis genomic DNA includes:
- a CDS encoding haloacid dehalogenase type II, giving the protein MATVLAFDVYGTLIDTHGVVAELEERLPADGPEGLAQEFSRRWRERQLEYSFRRGLMGAWVDFSECTRAALEFTDRALQTWLSETDKEHLMSLYARLPAFAEVKQALEQLREAGVTCVAFSNGGFAAVDGLLVQAGIRHYFHDIISVEEVKRFKPDPAVYALLRTRLEVASGDCWLISSNPFDVIGARHAGLHAVWVRRSLDAPFDPWGIEPDMTVANLVELAECLN; this is encoded by the coding sequence ATGGCGACGGTATTGGCATTCGATGTCTATGGCACGCTGATTGACACCCATGGCGTGGTGGCGGAACTGGAGGAGCGTTTGCCTGCCGATGGCCCGGAGGGGCTGGCGCAGGAGTTTTCGCGACGCTGGCGTGAACGCCAGCTCGAATATAGCTTTCGCCGAGGGCTGATGGGCGCCTGGGTGGATTTCTCCGAGTGCACCCGTGCAGCACTGGAGTTCACCGACCGCGCCTTGCAGACCTGGTTGTCCGAAACCGACAAGGAACACCTGATGTCGCTATATGCGCGTCTGCCGGCCTTTGCCGAGGTAAAGCAGGCGCTCGAGCAACTGCGCGAAGCGGGTGTGACCTGTGTTGCCTTCTCCAACGGTGGTTTTGCCGCGGTCGATGGCTTGTTGGTGCAGGCCGGTATTCGCCACTATTTCCACGACATCATCAGCGTCGAGGAAGTTAAACGCTTCAAACCAGACCCTGCCGTGTACGCGCTGTTGCGCACGCGGCTGGAGGTCGCATCGGGAGATTGCTGGTTGATCTCCAGTAATCCCTTCGATGTGATCGGTGCACGTCATGCCGGGCTGCATGCGGTGTGGGTACGGCGTTCGTTGGATGCCCCCTTTGATCCCTGGGGGATCGAGCCTGATATGACGGTGGCCAATCTGGTGGAGTTGGCGGAATGTCTGAACTAG
- a CDS encoding sarcosine oxidase subunit gamma, whose protein sequence is MSEQHIADNTGRANTWDACPDTGIALESPLAWSYHNVGAPAPGPNSRVTLRELSDRDHLILRGGAIVLDEAVRQVLDVGLPARPQQLTLCEDGISSVQWLSPDEWLVILPFGTAFRIENELRSALGDASVAISEVSGGQTLLELEGNAQALQELLMKSVIYDVHPQHFTPGKGVTTVFAKTNVILRRPDEARWELVVRRSFADYVYRWLLDAGDEFAIGVVKGGEQRGAAA, encoded by the coding sequence ATGTCTGAACAACACATCGCCGATAACACCGGGCGTGCCAATACCTGGGACGCCTGCCCGGATACCGGGATCGCTCTGGAGTCGCCGCTGGCCTGGTCATACCACAATGTGGGGGCTCCGGCTCCCGGACCCAATAGTCGGGTGACGCTGCGTGAGCTGTCCGATCGTGACCACCTGATCCTGCGTGGTGGAGCGATTGTCCTTGATGAAGCCGTACGCCAGGTGCTGGATGTGGGCTTGCCTGCACGTCCTCAGCAGTTGACGCTGTGCGAGGATGGCATCAGCAGCGTGCAGTGGCTATCGCCGGATGAATGGCTGGTGATCCTGCCGTTCGGTACAGCTTTCCGCATCGAGAATGAGTTGCGTAGTGCGTTGGGAGATGCCTCGGTAGCCATCAGCGAAGTCAGTGGCGGCCAGACATTGCTTGAGCTGGAAGGTAATGCGCAAGCATTGCAGGAACTACTGATGAAGTCGGTGATCTACGACGTGCATCCGCAGCACTTCACGCCTGGCAAGGGTGTAACAACCGTGTTTGCCAAGACCAACGTGATTCTGCGTCGCCCCGATGAAGCACGCTGGGAGTTGGTGGTACGGCGCAGCTTTGCTGACTATGTCTATCGCTGGTTGCTGGATGCCGGTGATGAGTTTGCCATCGGTGTCGTGAAAGGTGGTGAACAGCGGGGAGCGGCGGCATGA
- a CDS encoding sarcosine oxidase subunit alpha family protein — translation MRQPNRLKQGGRVERSRRLTFTFNGNSYEGYAGDTLAAALLANGVDVVNRSFKYSRPRGIVAAGAEEPNAVVQLGATEAAQVPNVRATQQALYEGLTARSTNGWPNVQRDLMGLIGKLGGKMMPPGFYYKTFMAPASMWMTYERYIRKSAGLGRSPSEADPDIYDHFNRHCDVLVIGAGPAGLTSALAAARSGARVIVCDEQEEMGGSLLASHQTLDERPASDWVRDVLAELEANANVTLLPRTTANGYHDHNFVTLHERRTEHLADTAPALNGRRQVRARLHRVRAGRVILATGAHERPLVYAGNDIPGNFLAGAVSTYIRRYAVVPGNQLVLSTANDDGYRAALDWLDAGREVVAIADARHAPDGALVEAARSRGIRIIEGAAVIEAHGENRVSSVRVAPIDASAFRISGNIEMLKCDTVASSGGFSPVIHLASHTGSRPSWSDDIIGFVPSFPKGMLAAGGALGIYELGAVLRDGAEAGIRAARELELDAEPLEVPQVASLYEGAAMALFQVPHDKPTLRAPKQFVDLQNDVTAAAIELATREGFESIEHVKRYTAMGFGTDQGKLGNINGMAIAARCLGRSIPEVGTTVFRPNYTPVTFGAIVGRHCRELFDPERYTALHQWHMEHGAEFEDVGQWKRPWYFPRTINGKHETMHEAVARECLAVREGIGILDASTLGKIDIQGPDAREFLGRVYTNKWAKLPVGKVRYGLMCKDDGMVMDDGTTSCLAEDHFLMTTSTGGAAAVLEWLELWHQTEWPELDLTFSSVTDHWATMTITGPKARDLLSELSDIDLDREAFRFMDWREGKVAGVPARVFRISFTGELAYEINVQARAAMHVWKALFEHGEKYDLTPYGTETMHVLRAEKGFIIAGQDTDGSVTPEDLGMQWAVGYDKPFSWIGKRALTRSDTSRKDRKQLVGLRPKDASVVLEEGAQIVLDPQHAIPMPMVGHVTSSYYSPTLESGFALAVVKGGHERMGQTVYLPMVDGKVHEAEIVSPIFVDPKGERQNV, via the coding sequence ATGAGACAGCCCAATCGTCTGAAGCAGGGCGGACGCGTCGAACGCTCCCGTCGCCTGACGTTCACCTTCAATGGCAACAGCTATGAAGGCTATGCCGGAGATACCCTGGCCGCGGCACTACTGGCCAATGGCGTGGATGTCGTCAATCGCAGCTTCAAGTATTCACGCCCGCGCGGCATCGTCGCTGCCGGTGCCGAAGAGCCGAATGCGGTAGTGCAGCTGGGGGCGACGGAAGCCGCTCAGGTACCCAATGTGCGTGCCACCCAACAGGCACTCTACGAAGGGTTGACGGCGCGTTCGACCAATGGCTGGCCGAATGTCCAGCGCGACCTGATGGGCTTGATCGGCAAGCTGGGCGGCAAGATGATGCCACCCGGCTTCTACTACAAGACCTTCATGGCTCCCGCCTCGATGTGGATGACCTATGAGCGTTATATCCGCAAGAGCGCAGGTTTAGGGCGCAGTCCCAGCGAAGCGGATCCGGATATCTACGATCACTTCAATCGCCACTGTGATGTGTTGGTCATCGGCGCTGGCCCTGCGGGACTGACCAGTGCGCTGGCGGCGGCTCGCAGCGGAGCGCGGGTGATTGTCTGCGACGAGCAGGAAGAGATGGGTGGCTCGCTGCTCGCCAGTCACCAGACGCTGGATGAGCGTCCGGCCAGCGACTGGGTGCGCGATGTATTGGCCGAACTGGAAGCCAATGCCAATGTGACCTTGCTGCCGCGCACCACTGCCAATGGCTATCACGATCACAACTTTGTGACGCTGCACGAGCGCCGCACCGAGCATCTTGCCGATACCGCGCCTGCCCTAAATGGCCGTCGCCAGGTGCGCGCACGCCTGCATCGGGTGCGTGCCGGCCGGGTGATTCTGGCGACCGGCGCTCATGAGCGTCCGTTGGTGTATGCGGGCAACGATATTCCCGGCAACTTCCTCGCCGGTGCCGTTTCCACCTATATCCGTCGTTATGCGGTGGTGCCGGGGAATCAACTGGTGCTGTCCACCGCCAACGATGATGGCTATCGTGCCGCGCTCGACTGGCTGGATGCGGGGCGTGAAGTGGTGGCCATCGCCGATGCACGCCACGCACCCGACGGGGCGCTGGTCGAAGCGGCACGCAGTCGCGGAATACGCATCATCGAAGGCGCGGCGGTGATCGAAGCACACGGCGAGAATCGCGTGTCTTCGGTACGCGTTGCGCCGATCGATGCCTCGGCATTCCGTATCAGCGGCAATATCGAGATGCTCAAGTGCGATACCGTGGCCAGCTCCGGCGGGTTCAGCCCGGTTATCCACCTGGCTTCGCATACCGGCTCTCGCCCCAGCTGGAGTGACGATATCATCGGCTTTGTACCCAGTTTTCCGAAAGGCATGCTGGCTGCCGGCGGTGCGCTGGGCATCTACGAGCTGGGTGCGGTGCTGCGCGATGGCGCGGAAGCGGGTATTCGTGCGGCGCGTGAGCTGGAGCTTGACGCTGAGCCGCTTGAGGTACCTCAGGTGGCATCTCTGTACGAGGGCGCAGCGATGGCACTGTTCCAGGTGCCCCACGACAAGCCGACCCTGCGTGCGCCTAAACAGTTCGTCGATCTGCAGAACGACGTCACCGCGGCGGCCATCGAGTTGGCCACGCGTGAGGGCTTCGAGTCCATCGAGCACGTCAAGCGCTACACCGCCATGGGCTTCGGTACCGATCAGGGCAAGCTCGGCAACATCAACGGCATGGCGATTGCTGCGCGTTGTCTGGGCCGCTCGATTCCCGAAGTCGGCACCACGGTGTTCCGTCCCAACTACACACCGGTGACCTTCGGTGCCATCGTCGGGCGCCACTGTCGCGAGCTGTTCGATCCTGAGCGCTACACCGCACTGCATCAGTGGCATATGGAGCATGGGGCTGAGTTCGAGGACGTCGGGCAGTGGAAGCGCCCCTGGTATTTTCCACGCACCATCAATGGCAAGCACGAGACGATGCACGAGGCAGTGGCTCGTGAGTGTCTGGCGGTGCGCGAAGGGATCGGGATTCTCGATGCCTCGACCCTTGGCAAGATTGATATCCAGGGGCCGGATGCCCGCGAATTCCTGGGCCGGGTATACACCAACAAGTGGGCCAAACTGCCGGTTGGCAAGGTTCGCTATGGCTTGATGTGCAAGGACGACGGCATGGTGATGGACGACGGTACCACCAGTTGCCTCGCCGAAGACCACTTCCTGATGACCACCTCGACCGGCGGCGCCGCAGCGGTACTCGAATGGCTGGAGCTGTGGCACCAGACTGAATGGCCGGAACTCGATCTGACTTTCAGCTCGGTCACCGACCACTGGGCGACCATGACCATTACTGGGCCGAAGGCTCGGGACCTGCTCAGTGAACTGAGCGATATCGATCTCGATCGTGAGGCGTTCCGCTTCATGGATTGGCGTGAAGGTAAGGTCGCGGGTGTTCCGGCGCGGGTGTTCCGGATCTCCTTTACCGGTGAGCTGGCCTACGAGATCAATGTCCAGGCTCGTGCAGCGATGCATGTGTGGAAAGCGTTGTTCGAACATGGCGAGAAATATGATCTGACGCCCTACGGCACCGAAACCATGCACGTACTGCGTGCCGAGAAGGGCTTCATCATTGCCGGTCAAGACACCGACGGCTCGGTGACACCTGAAGATCTTGGCATGCAGTGGGCAGTGGGGTATGACAAGCCGTTCTCGTGGATTGGCAAGCGTGCCCTGACTCGCTCTGACACGTCACGCAAGGATCGCAAGCAACTGGTGGGCCTGCGGCCGAAGGATGCCAGTGTGGTGCTGGAGGAAGGGGCGCAGATCGTTCTCGATCCTCAGCATGCGATTCCGATGCCGATGGTGGGGCATGTGACCTCGAGTTACTACAGCCCGACTCTGGAATCCGGTTTTGCCCTGGCGGTAGTCAAGGGTGGTCATGAGCGCATGGGCCAGACCGTTTATCTGCCGATGGTCGATGGCAAGGTGCACGAAGCCGAGATCGTCAGCCCGATCTTCGTCGATCCCAAGGGAGAGCGTCAGAATGTCTGA
- a CDS encoding sarcosine oxidase subunit delta, with translation MFHIYCPYCEEWREEEEFHARGQAHIQRPLDPETCSDEEWGDYLFFRDNPRGIHHELWVHSVGCRKFFNITRHTQSYEILETYRMGELPSVTAESVLPSAATAEASVANEKTEEVRA, from the coding sequence ATGTTTCATATCTATTGCCCCTACTGCGAAGAGTGGCGTGAGGAAGAGGAATTCCATGCCAGGGGCCAGGCGCATATTCAGCGGCCACTTGATCCGGAAACCTGCTCCGATGAAGAGTGGGGGGACTACCTGTTCTTCCGCGACAACCCGCGCGGTATCCACCACGAGCTGTGGGTTCACTCCGTGGGTTGCCGCAAGTTCTTCAACATTACTCGCCATACCCAGAGCTACGAGATTCTCGAGACTTACCGTATGGGTGAGCTGCCTTCGGTGACCGCAGAGTCGGTGCTGCCGAGTGCTGCCACCGCGGAAGCCAGTGTAGCCAATGAAAAGACCGAGGAGGTTCGCGCATGA
- a CDS encoding sarcosine oxidase subunit beta family protein — protein sequence MQRYSGFALARHALSHHENWQRQWRNPTPKKAYDVIIVGGGGHGLATAYYLAKEFGVRNVAVIEKGWLGGGNTARNTTIVRSNYLWDEAAALYEHAMKLWEGLSQDLNYNVMFSQRGVLNLGHTLQDMRDIQRRVNANRLNGIDGEVLDAAGVQEIVPILDCSKRARYPVMGASWQPRAGVARHDAVAWGYARGADALGVDILQQTEVTGLKIRDGRILGVHTNRGDIEAKTVGCVTAGNSGVLAGMAGIRLPLESHPLQALVSEPLKPILDTVVMSNHVHGYISQSDKGDLVIGAGIDGYNGYGQRGSYPTVEHTLQAIVEMFPIFSRVRMNRQWGGIVDTCPDACPILSKTPVKGLFFNCGWGTGGFKATTGSGHVFAASLAKGEMHPLAAPFSIDRFHSGALVDEHGAAGVAH from the coding sequence ATGCAACGCTATTCCGGCTTTGCTCTGGCACGGCACGCACTCAGCCATCACGAGAACTGGCAACGCCAGTGGCGCAATCCAACGCCGAAGAAGGCCTATGACGTCATCATCGTCGGCGGCGGCGGTCATGGCCTGGCCACGGCCTATTACCTGGCGAAGGAGTTTGGCGTCAGGAATGTAGCGGTGATCGAGAAGGGGTGGCTGGGCGGCGGTAATACCGCGCGTAACACTACCATCGTGCGCTCGAACTATCTGTGGGATGAGGCGGCGGCACTCTACGAGCACGCCATGAAGCTCTGGGAAGGACTCTCCCAGGACCTCAACTACAACGTGATGTTCTCCCAGCGTGGCGTGCTTAACCTCGGTCACACGCTGCAGGACATGCGCGATATTCAGCGTCGGGTCAACGCCAATCGTCTGAACGGTATCGACGGTGAAGTGCTGGACGCTGCCGGTGTGCAGGAAATTGTGCCGATTCTCGATTGTTCGAAGCGTGCTCGCTATCCGGTGATGGGTGCCTCCTGGCAGCCGCGCGCCGGTGTCGCTCGTCACGATGCGGTGGCCTGGGGCTACGCGCGCGGTGCCGATGCACTGGGCGTTGATATCCTGCAACAGACCGAAGTGACCGGCCTCAAGATTCGTGACGGCCGTATTCTCGGTGTGCATACCAATCGTGGTGATATCGAAGCGAAGACCGTTGGCTGTGTCACTGCCGGTAACTCCGGTGTGCTGGCCGGTATGGCGGGCATTCGTTTGCCGCTGGAATCACATCCGCTCCAGGCGCTGGTCTCCGAGCCGCTCAAGCCGATTCTCGATACCGTGGTGATGTCCAACCATGTCCACGGCTACATCAGCCAGTCGGATAAGGGCGATCTGGTCATCGGTGCCGGTATCGATGGCTACAACGGTTATGGTCAGCGCGGCAGCTACCCGACCGTCGAGCACACTCTGCAGGCCATCGTCGAGATGTTCCCGATCTTCTCGCGGGTGCGCATGAATCGCCAATGGGGCGGCATCGTCGATACCTGCCCGGATGCCTGTCCGATCCTGTCGAAGACGCCGGTCAAGGGCCTGTTCTTCAACTGCGGTTGGGGTACCGGAGGGTTCAAGGCCACAACGGGCTCTGGGCATGTTTTTGCTGCCAGTCTGGCAAAGGGTGAAATGCACCCGCTGGCTGCTCCCTTCTCGATCGATCGTTTCCACAGCGGCGCGCTTGTGGATGAGCACGGCGCAGCTGGCGTCGCCCACTGA
- the glyA gene encoding serine hydroxymethyltransferase → MTISRLAKFDPQVAAAISDEEDRQQAHVELIASENYASQAVMEAQGTQLTNKYAEGYPGKRYYGGCEHVDVVEQLAMDRACALFGCDYANVQPHSGAQANAAAFMALVSPGDTVLGMSLAHGGHLTHGAAPNFSGKHYNAIQYGLDEATGEIDYAEVERLANEHQPKLIVAGFSAYSQIVDWRRFRNIADSVGAWLLVDMAHVAGLVAAGLYPSPLPHAHVVTTTTHKTLRGPRGGLILSASGDETLYRKLNGAVFPGQQGGPLMHVIAAKAVAFREAMSQEFVRYQERVVSNAQRMAEVFLERGYDVVSGGTKDHLFLVSLIQQGVTGKDADAALGRAHITVNKNAVPGDPQSPFVTSGLRIGTPAVTTRGFDGDDCEALAGWICDVIDELAAGRDTTDIEGRVREQVATLCGRHPVYPQVAQQQSAAETA, encoded by the coding sequence ATGACAATATCCCGCCTCGCCAAGTTTGACCCGCAGGTCGCTGCAGCCATCTCGGACGAAGAAGACCGCCAGCAGGCGCATGTCGAACTGATTGCCTCAGAAAACTATGCCAGCCAGGCCGTGATGGAGGCGCAGGGCACGCAGTTGACCAACAAGTATGCCGAAGGCTATCCCGGCAAGCGCTACTACGGTGGTTGTGAGCATGTGGATGTGGTGGAGCAACTGGCCATGGATCGTGCCTGCGCACTGTTTGGCTGTGATTACGCCAATGTGCAGCCTCATTCCGGCGCCCAGGCCAATGCTGCAGCCTTCATGGCGCTGGTATCGCCAGGCGATACCGTGCTTGGTATGAGCCTCGCCCATGGCGGCCACCTGACCCACGGTGCCGCGCCGAACTTTTCCGGTAAGCACTACAACGCTATCCAGTACGGTCTCGACGAAGCCACTGGCGAAATCGATTACGCCGAGGTTGAGCGTCTTGCCAATGAGCATCAGCCCAAGCTGATCGTCGCCGGTTTCTCCGCCTATTCGCAGATTGTCGACTGGCGTCGCTTCCGCAACATTGCCGATAGCGTGGGTGCCTGGCTGTTGGTCGATATGGCCCACGTTGCAGGCCTGGTGGCTGCCGGTCTGTATCCCAGCCCGCTGCCCCATGCCCATGTGGTTACCACCACCACTCACAAGACCCTGCGCGGTCCGCGTGGCGGATTGATCCTGTCTGCCTCGGGTGATGAAACGCTCTACCGCAAGCTCAATGGCGCAGTCTTCCCCGGGCAGCAGGGGGGGCCGCTGATGCATGTGATCGCCGCCAAGGCTGTGGCTTTCCGTGAGGCGATGAGCCAGGAGTTCGTGCGCTATCAGGAACGTGTCGTCTCCAACGCCCAGCGTATGGCTGAAGTGTTCCTCGAGCGTGGTTATGACGTGGTTTCCGGCGGCACCAAGGACCACCTGTTCCTGGTGTCGCTGATCCAGCAGGGTGTCACTGGTAAGGATGCGGATGCCGCGCTGGGCCGCGCCCATATCACTGTCAACAAGAACGCTGTGCCGGGCGACCCGCAGAGCCCGTTCGTCACTTCAGGCCTGCGGATCGGCACTCCTGCCGTTACCACTCGAGGCTTCGATGGCGATGACTGTGAGGCGCTGGCGGGCTGGATTTGCGATGTTATCGATGAACTGGCGGCAGGACGCGATACCACCGACATCGAGGGCCGCGTGCGTGAGCAGGTTGCCACACTGTGTGGCCGTCATCCGGTCTATCCGCAGGTAGCTCAGCAGCAGAGCGCGGCTGAAACAGCCTGA
- a CDS encoding GlxA family transcriptional regulator, with the protein MAPALSPDVVLPTAPALSVGFVLLPQFTLMPFAAFVDCLRLAADDGDRSRQLRCRWRFMTHDGSDAISSCGAVMTACEPFADPSEFDYLVVIGGVLHEPGDADQAAIDYLRRAADQGIPLVGVCTGVFSLIQAGLMRHRRCCVSWYHHGDLASRFSDIEPVADRLYLDDGDRLTCAGGAAAADLAAYLVERHLGRAWARKSLAIMLFDEHRGGERGQPQPVVFDRVSDRLVRKAIRVLEQQLGDPLSVDALAERVGTSRRGLERRFRATLGVGPQKFQRDLRLRYGLWLLHYTERSITEIGEACGFADTAHFSRHFRTAFGAAPSELRRHPDTLHERLVDPFFLYVEARQN; encoded by the coding sequence ATGGCGCCAGCGCTGTCTCCTGATGTTGTGCTGCCGACAGCCCCCGCGCTGTCGGTAGGCTTCGTGCTGTTGCCACAGTTCACGTTGATGCCTTTTGCCGCCTTTGTCGATTGCCTGCGACTGGCAGCGGATGATGGCGACCGCAGTCGCCAGTTGCGCTGTCGCTGGCGCTTCATGACCCATGATGGTAGCGATGCCATCTCCAGCTGTGGGGCGGTGATGACAGCCTGTGAGCCCTTTGCTGATCCCTCGGAGTTCGATTATCTGGTGGTAATCGGTGGAGTGCTGCACGAACCTGGCGATGCCGACCAGGCGGCCATCGACTACCTGCGTCGTGCTGCCGACCAGGGGATTCCTCTCGTAGGTGTCTGTACCGGGGTGTTCTCCTTGATTCAGGCGGGGTTGATGCGCCATCGGCGCTGTTGCGTCAGTTGGTACCATCATGGCGATCTGGCCAGCCGCTTCAGCGATATCGAACCGGTGGCGGATCGTCTCTATCTCGATGATGGCGACCGTTTGACCTGCGCAGGCGGCGCGGCAGCCGCCGACCTGGCGGCTTATCTGGTCGAGCGTCATCTGGGGCGCGCCTGGGCGCGCAAGAGCCTGGCGATCATGCTGTTCGATGAGCATCGTGGCGGTGAGCGTGGCCAGCCGCAGCCAGTGGTATTTGATCGGGTCAGTGATCGCCTGGTGCGCAAGGCCATCCGGGTTCTGGAGCAACAGCTCGGCGATCCACTGAGCGTCGATGCTCTGGCCGAGCGGGTCGGCACCTCACGCCGTGGTCTGGAGCGTCGCTTTCGGGCCACGCTGGGCGTTGGCCCTCAGAAGTTCCAGCGCGATCTACGCCTGCGCTACGGCCTGTGGCTACTGCACTACACCGAGCGCAGCATCACCGAGATCGGCGAAGCTTGTGGCTTCGCAGATACTGCGCATTTCTCTCGTCACTTTCGCACCGCCTTCGGTGCGGCGCCTTCTGAATTGCGACGTCACCCCGACACGCTGCATGAACGGCTGGTTGATCCCTTCTTTCTCTACGTTGAAGCACGTCAGAACTGA
- a CDS encoding hybrid-cluster NAD(P)-dependent oxidoreductase translates to MSMNFLNPVTTQTWTNGRHVVRCVKVIQETWDVRTFCFMAEQPVLYFFKPGQFVTLELDINGEQVMRSYTISSSPSIPYSFSITVKRVPGGRVSNWLHDNLGEGDELAVHGPVGNFNAIDFPADKVLMLSGGVGITPLMSMTRWFFDTNASVDLDFIHSSRTPRDIIYHRELEHVFSRIPSFNLHIVCERDGELNQAWSGYRGFLTEAMLEMMVPDFLEREIFCCGPTPYMEAIKRILEQRGFDMDHYHEESFGATPRAVQEDVRELAEQAEVAANEVDTEEMHSVEFIASGKSVRIQPSETVHSAAAKLGLHIPKACGMGICGTCRVALNSGQVEMDHNGGITDDDIEEGYILSCCSRPLGDVVIDF, encoded by the coding sequence ATGTCCATGAACTTTCTCAATCCGGTGACTACCCAGACCTGGACCAACGGCCGGCACGTGGTGCGCTGCGTCAAGGTAATTCAGGAAACATGGGATGTGCGTACCTTCTGCTTCATGGCCGAACAACCGGTGCTGTATTTCTTCAAGCCCGGTCAGTTCGTAACTCTGGAGCTGGATATCAATGGCGAACAGGTGATGCGCTCCTACACCATCTCCAGTTCACCTTCGATTCCCTATAGCTTCTCGATCACTGTCAAACGCGTGCCCGGCGGGCGGGTTTCCAACTGGCTACATGACAACCTCGGTGAGGGTGATGAGTTGGCGGTGCATGGTCCGGTTGGCAACTTCAATGCCATCGACTTCCCGGCCGACAAGGTGCTGATGCTGTCTGGAGGCGTTGGTATCACGCCACTGATGTCGATGACTCGTTGGTTCTTTGACACCAATGCTAGTGTAGACCTGGACTTCATCCACAGTTCACGTACCCCACGTGACATCATCTATCACCGCGAGTTGGAGCATGTCTTCTCACGTATTCCGTCCTTCAACCTGCATATTGTCTGTGAGCGGGATGGAGAACTGAATCAGGCCTGGTCCGGATATCGAGGTTTCCTCACCGAGGCAATGCTCGAGATGATGGTGCCGGACTTCCTGGAGCGAGAAATCTTCTGCTGTGGACCGACGCCCTACATGGAAGCGATCAAGCGCATTCTTGAGCAGCGCGGCTTCGACATGGATCACTATCATGAGGAGTCGTTTGGTGCGACGCCACGTGCGGTACAGGAAGATGTACGGGAGCTGGCCGAGCAGGCGGAGGTCGCCGCCAATGAGGTCGATACCGAGGAGATGCACAGTGTCGAGTTCATTGCCTCGGGCAAGAGCGTGCGTATCCAGCCCAGTGAGACCGTACATTCCGCAGCAGCCAAGCTCGGCCTTCACATTCCCAAGGCCTGTGGTATGGGCATCTGCGGCACCTGTCGCGTAGCACTGAATTCTGGCCAGGTGGAAATGGACCATAATGGCGGGATTACTGACGATGATATCGAGGAAGGTTATATCCTCTCGTGCTGTAGCCGGCCGCTGGGGGATGTGGTGATTGATTTTTGA
- a CDS encoding aromatic ring-hydroxylating oxygenase subunit alpha, with product MDAVKNLSLDDPLGAAREATLEMLAQHPQGMSLPQPFYNDERLFQLDIQGIFEREWLFAAMSCEIPAKGNFITLSVGDNPIIIVRGDGGTIHAFHNVCRHRGSRLCSTERGKVAKLVCPYHQWTYELDGRLLFAGTDMGTNFDLSQYGLKPIAITEAGGFLFICLAENPPAIDELKATFDHYLAPYDVENLKVAVTSSIEEQANWKLVIENNRECYHCNGAHPELLNSLQEFDDSDDPRATPAYRELVERKQADWDAMNVPWQLTRIGKRNRLTRTPLLHGTVSMTMDGKPACKRLMGRLTSADMGSLRILHLPNSWNHFMGDHAVVFRVLPLGPQRTLVTTKWLVHKDAVEGVDYDPEQMRKVWDATNDQDRRLAEENQRGINSQAYQPGPYSATYEFGVIDFIDWYNETLQNNLSNAPNLSLAQA from the coding sequence ATGGATGCCGTGAAGAACCTGAGTCTGGATGACCCACTGGGAGCAGCCCGCGAGGCAACTCTGGAAATGCTGGCCCAACACCCCCAGGGGATGTCGTTGCCACAGCCGTTCTACAACGATGAACGCCTCTTCCAGCTCGATATCCAGGGCATCTTCGAGCGCGAATGGTTGTTTGCTGCCATGAGCTGCGAGATCCCCGCCAAGGGCAATTTCATCACCCTCTCCGTCGGTGATAACCCGATCATCATCGTGCGCGGCGATGGCGGAACCATCCATGCCTTCCACAATGTCTGCCGTCACCGCGGCTCACGTTTGTGTTCAACCGAACGTGGCAAGGTCGCCAAGCTGGTCTGCCCCTACCATCAATGGACCTATGAGCTGGATGGGCGCCTACTGTTCGCCGGAACAGATATGGGCACCAATTTCGATCTGAGCCAGTATGGGCTCAAGCCGATAGCCATCACCGAAGCTGGCGGTTTCCTGTTCATCTGTCTGGCCGAAAACCCACCAGCCATCGACGAACTCAAGGCCACTTTCGACCATTATCTGGCACCCTACGATGTCGAGAACCTCAAGGTAGCGGTGACTTCCTCGATTGAGGAACAGGCCAACTGGAAGCTGGTCATCGAGAATAACCGCGAGTGCTACCACTGCAATGGAGCTCACCCGGAGTTGCTCAATTCGCTGCAGGAATTCGATGACTCCGATGACCCGCGTGCCACCCCGGCCTACCGCGAACTGGTTGAACGCAAGCAGGCCGATTGGGACGCAATGAATGTTCCCTGGCAATTGACCCGTATCGGCAAGCGTAACCGTCTAACCCGCACCCCACTGCTGCATGGCACAGTATCAATGACCATGGACGGAAAGCCCGCCTGCAAGCGCCTGATGGGACGACTGACCAGTGCCGACATGGGGTCATTGCGCATCCTGCATTTGCCGAACTCATGGAATCACTTCATGGGCGATCATGCGGTGGTATTCCGAGTACTGCCGCTCGGCCCACAGCGCACTCTGGTAACCACCAAGTGGCTGGTGCACAAGGATGCAGTGGAAGGTGTCGATTACGACCCGGAACAGATGCGTAAGGTATGGGACGCCACCAACGACCAGGACCGCCGTCTGGCCGAGGAAAACCAGCGTGGCATCAATTCACAGGCCTACCAGCCAGGTCCCTATTCTGCGACCTACGAATTCGGCGTGATCGACTTCATCGACTGGTACAACGAGACCCTGCAGAACAACCTCAGCAACGCACCCAACCTGTCCCTGGCACAGGCCTGA